A window of Ignavibacterium sp. contains these coding sequences:
- a CDS encoding phosphodiester glycosidase family protein produces MKKYILVSLLFASITFSQTITWTEITSNYNLPSGIKVFQGDRATPKLKIFYIDADMNNPDLVIHPYITSPNKLVKDFVPFVGAYAGVNGGFFGGSTSYSAVVYPYEVKAQNVAAVTRFSQSYPVIRSFFGMKADKTFNVEWIYHFGNNVNDIYKFSAPMPYTNNQQTPLPPPQQSAGTVYSNLLVGIGGAPTLVKNGQVNVTYDQEIMWGSGVGYDNRDPRTAVGYTANNHVILIVADGRQINSEGVGLPELAQIMIDLGCVEAMNLDGGGSTQMAIGNQYVNNPSEQRAVPTILTITHKDSLHLPPTIQFEKIIDTSDPECSLIGSGWFTSANPGYWGNTPAYLNPVGDGSAYAEFRPQFPADATYEVYGWWVSSSNRCQDTPFIIRHKNGIDTVRVNQVQNGSMWSYIGTYNFSPDTSQKIFISNAGTPGTSTTYVVADAIRIISYDPATPVEEEFNTIPSEFILYQNYPNPFNPSTKISWQSPVGSWQTLKVYDILGNEVATLVNEYKNPGFYQIEFDASTFNLKTGIYFYQLRSGSFVETKKLILIK; encoded by the coding sequence ATGAAAAAATATATACTTGTGTCATTGCTGTTCGCATCAATAACATTCTCTCAGACAATAACCTGGACAGAAATTACATCAAACTACAATTTGCCATCAGGCATAAAAGTTTTCCAGGGCGACAGAGCAACACCGAAGCTCAAAATATTTTACATTGATGCTGATATGAATAATCCTGATTTGGTTATTCATCCCTATATCACAAGTCCTAATAAACTTGTAAAAGATTTTGTTCCGTTTGTTGGTGCATATGCCGGAGTAAACGGTGGATTCTTTGGAGGATCAACATCCTACTCAGCAGTTGTTTATCCTTATGAAGTTAAAGCACAAAATGTTGCTGCTGTTACAAGATTCAGTCAATCATATCCTGTTATCAGAAGTTTTTTTGGAATGAAAGCAGATAAAACTTTTAATGTGGAATGGATTTATCACTTCGGAAATAATGTAAATGATATTTATAAATTTTCCGCACCGATGCCTTACACAAATAATCAGCAAACACCTCTTCCTCCGCCTCAGCAATCTGCAGGAACAGTTTATTCCAATTTACTTGTTGGAATTGGTGGCGCTCCAACTTTAGTTAAAAATGGTCAGGTCAATGTTACTTATGATCAGGAAATTATGTGGGGCAGCGGAGTTGGATATGATAATCGTGATCCAAGAACTGCCGTAGGATATACAGCAAATAATCATGTTATCTTAATTGTTGCAGATGGCCGTCAGATAAACAGCGAAGGAGTTGGATTGCCTGAGCTTGCACAAATAATGATTGACCTCGGTTGTGTTGAGGCAATGAATCTTGATGGCGGAGGTTCAACACAAATGGCAATAGGAAATCAATATGTAAACAATCCGTCAGAGCAGAGAGCTGTGCCAACCATTCTGACAATTACACATAAAGATTCGCTTCATCTACCGCCAACAATTCAATTTGAAAAAATAATTGATACCAGTGACCCCGAATGCAGTTTAATTGGTAGCGGATGGTTTACCTCTGCAAATCCAGGTTATTGGGGAAATACACCGGCTTATTTAAATCCGGTTGGTGATGGAAGTGCCTATGCAGAATTCAGACCTCAATTCCCTGCTGATGCAACCTATGAAGTTTACGGTTGGTGGGTTTCTTCTTCAAATCGTTGTCAGGATACTCCATTTATAATCAGACACAAAAATGGAATTGATACAGTCAGAGTGAATCAGGTACAAAATGGTTCGATGTGGAGTTACATTGGAACATATAATTTTTCGCCTGATACTTCACAAAAAATTTTCATTTCAAATGCAGGTACTCCTGGTACATCAACCACCTATGTTGTTGCTGATGCAATAAGAATTATTTCCTACGATCCAGCAACGCCGGTTGAAGAAGAATTTAATACAATTCCATCAGAATTTATTTTATATCAGAATTATCCCAATCCGTTTAATCCAAGCACTAAAATTAGTTGGCAGTCTCCTGTTGGCAGTTGGCAAACTCTAAAGGTTTATGACATACTTGGTAATGAAGTAGCGACACTTGTAAATGAATATAAAAATCCCGGGTTTTATCAAATTGAATTTGACGCCTCAACATTTAATCTGAAAACCGGAATATATTTTTATCAGTTGAGAAGTGGTTCATTTGTAGAAACAAAAAAATTAATTCTTATAAAATGA